The Mya arenaria isolate MELC-2E11 chromosome 16, ASM2691426v1 genome includes a window with the following:
- the LOC128221084 gene encoding zinc finger protein 234-like, which produces MELHTQVKTYICEVCGANFTRNSSLTRHMIIHTGERPFKCEICGADFNQKNTLQLHIRAHSGVKPFKCEICDAVFAQKCSLYAHTRIHTGEKPYRCELCDAAFLKKSDLGKHLRIHSGEKPYGCDMCDAVFSMKSHLKIHVIKHTGVKPYRCEICGAEFTQKYSVQKHMRIHTGEKPFKCELCDAVFTEKSTLRSHIRVHTGEKPYRCEICDAAFRQSSILQKHIRIHTGEKPYKCDVCEAVFSMKHHLQTHSIKHTGVSPYKCELCDANFTKKSSLNAHIRAHTGEKPFMCEICTAVFSQKQSLHAHLRIHTGEKPYTCEICDTAFRQKSILQKHLRVHTGEKPFKCDICDAVFSMKYHLKSHTRKHTGEKPFKCELCEAAFSQKGELKNHIRVHTGEKPYKCLICKTGFSLKRNLKAHIRIHTGEKPYKCETCDAAFSRKRKLQTHLKIHTADEPYESETCA; this is translated from the coding sequence ATGGAATTACACACACAGGTGAAGACATACATATGTGAGGTGTGTGGAGCTAATTTCACCAGGAACTCCAGTTTAACGCGTCACATGATCATACATACAGGAGAGAGGCCATTCAAGTGTGAGATCTGTGGTGctgattttaatcagaaaaaCACTTTACAATTGCATATTAGAGCGCATAGTGGAGTGAAGCCAttcaagtgtgagatatgtgatgctgtTTTCGCTCAGAAATGTTCTCTATATGCACATACAAGAATACACACAGGCGAGAAACCTTATAGGTGTGAGCTGTGTGATGCTGCATTTTTGAAGAAAAGCGATTTAGGgaaacatttaagaatacactcaggagagaagccatacggATGTGATATGTGTGATGCTGTTTTCTCGATGAAAtctcatttaaaaatacatgttataaaacaCACAGGCGTGAAGCCATACAGATGTGAGATATGTGGTGCTGAATTTACTCAGAAATACTCGGTTCAAAAACACATGAGAATACatacaggagagaagccattcAAGTGTGAGCTCTGTGATGCTGTTTTCACTGAGAAATCAACTTTACGTTCACATATAAGGGTACACACAGGCGAAAAGCCGTACAggtgtgagatatgtgatgctgcttttcGACAGAGCAGTATTTTGCAGAAACATAtcagaatacacacaggagagaagccatacaaatGTGACGTTTGTGAAGCTGTTTTCTCAATGAAACATCATTTACAAACACATTCAATTAAACACACAGGCGTGAGTCCATATAAGTGTGAACTATGCGATGctaattttactaaaaaaagtTCTTTAAATGCGCATATAAGAgcacacacaggagagaagccattcATGTGTGAGATATGTACTGCTGTATTCTCTCAAAAACAGTCTTTACATGCACATCTAAGAATACACACAGGCGAAAAACCGTATACGTGTGAGATATGTGATACTGCCTTTCGTCAGAAAAGtattttacagaaacatttAAGAGTGCatacaggagagaagccatttAAATGTGATATATGTGATGCTGTTTTCtcaatgaaatatcatttaaaatcacATACAAGAAAACACACAGGCGAGAAGCCATTTAAGTGTGAGTTATGTGAAGCTGCTTTCTCCCAGAAAGGTgaattaaaaaatcatataagaGTACACAcgggagagaagccatacaaatGTCTGATATGTAAAACTGGTTTCTCTCTGAAAAGAAACTTAAAAGCACATATAAGAATACATACAGGAGAAAAGCCATACAAATGTGAgacatgtgatgctgctttctctcgGAAAAGAAAACTACAGACACATCTAAAAATACACACAGCAGATGAGCCGTATGAAAGTGAAACATGTGCatga